The proteins below are encoded in one region of Helianthus annuus cultivar XRQ/B chromosome 2, HanXRQr2.0-SUNRISE, whole genome shotgun sequence:
- the LOC110917770 gene encoding probable acyl-activating enzyme 17, peroxisomal yields the protein MSYKPLDSISISDIVDLGIPPETATQLHEKLTEIIKTYGSNTPETWTQISTRILDPGLPFSFHQMMYYGCYVDFGPDPPAWLPHLEDAKSTNIGSLLERQGNKLLGPSYKDPVSSYQAFHEYSVSNLEVFWKTILDEMSVSFSVPPNRILVDDPSQESQLLHPGGQWLPGAYVNPAGNCLNLNSKRKSSDIAVIWRDEGDDESPVNKMTFEKLRSEVWLVAYALEKLGLEKGSAVAIDMPMDVKSVVIYLAIVLSGYVVVSIADSFAASEISTRLVLSKAKAIFTQDLIIRGDRSIPLYSRVVDAGSPLAIVIPTRGSSFSMKLRDGDISWLDFLEQAKSYKNVEFVAVERSVEAFSNILFSSGTTGEPKAIPWTLATPFKAGADGWCHMDIRKGDVVAWPTNLGWMMGPWLVYASLLNGASIALYNGSPLTTGFAKFVQDAKVTMLGVIPSIVRAWRTKNCTAGFDWSTIRCFGSTGEASNVDEYLWLMGRARYKPIIEYCGGTEIGGGFITGSLLQPQCLSAFSTPSLGSSLFILGTDGIPIPANVAGVGELALNPLMFGASSTLLNANHYDVYFKGMPSWNGKILRRHGDVFERTIRGYYRAHGRADDTMNLGGIKVSSVEIERVCNSVDDRILETAAIGLTPAGGGPEKLVIVVVFKDANDSTPELNSLKQSLNKALQKNLNPLFKVSDVVPIASLPRTATNKVMRRVLRQKLTQIGQNCKL from the exons ATGTCCTACAAACCCCTCGATTCCATTTCCATATCGGACATAGTAGACCTTGGAATTCCACCGGAAACCGCCACTCAACTTCATGAAAAGCTCACTGAAATCATCAAGACTTACGGGTCTAATACCCCTGAAACATGGACCCAAATCTCGACCCGAATTCTGGATCCGGGTCTTCCCTTTTCTTTTCATCAGATGATGTATTATGGATGTTATGTAGATTTTGGACCTGATCCTCCTGCTTGGTTACCTCATTT GGAAGATGCAAAATCAACAAACATAGGTAGTTTACTAGAGAGACAAGGAAATAAATTATTGGGTCCCAGTTATAAAGATCCGGTTTCAAGCTACCAAGCTTTTCATGAATATTCAGTCTCAAATCTAgag GTGTTTTGGAAAACAATATTGGATGAAATGAGTGTATCGTTTTCCGTGCCTCCAAACCGCATATTAGTCGATGATCCATCTCAAGAAAGCCAATTACTGCATCCAGGAGGTCAATGGCTTCCTGGAGCTTACGTAAATCCGGCTGGAAATTGTTTAAACTTAAATAGCAAGAGAAAATCGAGTGACATAGCGGTGATATGGCGCGATGAAGGAGACGATGAATCGCCAGTCAACAAAATGACATTCGAGAAATTGCGCTCAGAGGTTTG GTTGGTTGCGTATGCTCTTGAAAAACTGGGATTGGAAAAAGGATCTGCGGTCGCGATTGATATGCCAATGGATGTTAAATCGGTGGTGATATATCTGGCAATCGTTTTATCAGGCTATGTGGTTGTATCCATTGCGGATAGTTTTGCTGCAAGTGAGATTTCAACGAGACTTGTACTATCAAAAGCAAAAGCAATTTTTACTCag GATTTGATCATTAGAGGTGACAGAAGCATTCCCTTATACAG CCGAGTTGTTGATGCTGGATCGCCTCTAGCAATTGTTATTCCTACAAGAGGCTCGAGTTTTAGTATGAAATTGCGTGACGGTGATATTTCTTGGCTTGATTTTCTAGAACAAGCTAAAAGTTACAA GAATGTGGAGTTTGTTGCAGTGGAACGATCGGTTGAAGCTTTCTCGAATATCCTCTTTTCTTCAGGAACTACAG GGGAACCAAAGGCAATTCCTTGGACCCTTGCAACACCGTTCAAAGCAGGTGCGGATGGTTGGTGCCACATGGACATCCGCAAAGGTGACGTGGTCGCATGGCCTACTAATCTTGGATGGATGATGGGCCCGTGGCTAGTTTACGCATCGTTGCTAAACGGGGCTTCAATTGCATTATATAATGGGTCCCCCCTCACTACTGGCTTTGCCAAGTTTGTTCAG GATGCGAAAGTAACAATGTTGGGAGTGATCCCAAGTATTGTGAGGGCATGGAGAACAAAGAATTGTACAGCTGGGTTTGACTGGTCAACCATCCG GTGCTTTGGATCAACTGGTGAGGCCTCTAATGTGGATGAATACCTTTGGTTGATGGGAAGAGCTCGATACAAACCGATTATCGAGTATTGTGGGGGCACAGAGATCGGTGGCGGTTTTATTACAGGATCATTACTGCAGCCTCAATGCTTGTCTGCTTTCAGCACACCAAGTTTGGGATCTAGTCTGTTTATTCTCGGCACAGATGGAATCCCTATA CCCGCAAATGTAGCTGGAGTTGGTGAATTGGCTCTTAACCCCCTTATGTTTGGAGCGTCAAGCACACTACTAAATGCTAACCACTATGATGTCTACTTCAAAGGCATGCCTTCTTGGAATGGGAAG ATTTTAAGAAGGCACGGAGATGTATTTGAGCGCACGATTAGAGGATACTATCGTGCCCATGGTCGGGCAGATGATACCATGAATCTTGGCGGTATTAAG GTAAGTTCGGTTGAGATTGAACGCGTATGCAACTCGGTTGATGACAGAATCCTTGAGACCGCAGCAATAGGGCTTACGCCAGCTGGCGGTGGGCCAGAAAAGTTGGTGATTGTGGTTGTTTTCAAAGATGCCAATGATTCGACACCCGAATTAAATAGTTTGAAGCAGTCATTGAATAAAGCTTTGCAAAAGAATCTCAATCCTCTGTTTAAG GTTTCTGATGTGGTGCCCATTGCATCACTTCCTAGGACAGCAACAAATAAGGTAATGAGAAGAGTTTTGAGACAAAAGTTGACTCAAATTGGTCAAAATTGCAAGTTGTGA